The Flaviramulus sp. BrNp1-15 genome has a window encoding:
- a CDS encoding DinB family protein, which translates to MKRILFILILTLISFNINAQLEVKAPEGYTHDIGNMISMLDNLKSRVERLVVNLNQEETDFLIDENANRIGAIIYHLAATEKYYQIYTFENRQFNEAEKEKWMIPLSLGDVGREELKGKPIKYYLDIFDEVRAKTKELLKTKDDDWFSKKNEQMTNHWAWFHVMEHQANHMGQLAFLTKRLP; encoded by the coding sequence ATGAAACGTATACTCTTTATTCTTATCCTAACTTTAATTAGTTTTAACATTAATGCTCAACTCGAAGTAAAAGCCCCAGAAGGTTATACTCACGATATTGGAAATATGATTTCTATGCTTGATAATTTAAAATCTCGTGTAGAAAGACTTGTGGTAAACCTTAATCAAGAAGAGACAGATTTTTTAATTGATGAAAATGCTAATAGAATAGGTGCTATAATTTACCATTTAGCTGCAACCGAAAAGTATTATCAAATTTATACTTTTGAGAATAGACAATTTAATGAAGCTGAAAAAGAAAAATGGATGATACCTTTAAGCTTAGGAGATGTTGGTAGAGAAGAACTTAAAGGTAAACCTATTAAGTATTACTTGGATATTTTTGATGAGGTTAGAGCAAAAACTAAAGAGCTTTTAAAAACAAAAGATGATGATTGGTTTTCCAAAAAAAATGAACAAATGACTAATCATTGGGCTTGGTTTCATGTTATGGAACATCAAGCAAATCATATGGGGCAATTGGCCTTTTTAACTAAACGATTACCATAA
- a CDS encoding M64 family metallopeptidase, producing the protein MKYLLFYILLLINVTQIYAQVFDVETIKTSGDNDKRINLVILSEGYQSTEFTKFETDATNFVNDMFSQSPFSEYSDYFNVHIIKVPSNESGADHPGNAIDVSEPASPIGFVDTYFNASFDAFGYHRLLYYEIDENAVNNTQAKIYSVLADNFPNYDQALILVNSNEYGGSGGEFPMASTGLSANEIAIHELGHSLFDLKDEYIVPDAYYAEAINMTQETNATSVKWKNWMGINSIGIFPYGTTGTSATWNRPHQNCKMRYLGVSFCSVCKEGMIEKIHDLISPVDSYSPVSNTVDNPTFPIDFQLTLIKPIPNTLESVWTLNASNFANDVDDISIIETDLVEGSNNLTAIVTDNTNNLKVDNHETIHLYTVTWTINHSSLGIEDINSITNNLSITMFPNPTTDVVNFKFENNNNFDLKVELVSIDGKKITSLIITNYETQELDISNLSQGIYLTNFYTNNVLIASKRLVKN; encoded by the coding sequence ATGAAGTATTTGCTTTTTTACATATTACTATTAATTAACGTAACCCAGATTTACGCTCAAGTTTTTGATGTAGAAACCATTAAAACTTCTGGTGATAATGATAAAAGAATAAACCTTGTTATTTTAAGCGAAGGGTATCAAAGTACCGAATTTACTAAGTTTGAAACGGATGCCACAAATTTCGTGAATGACATGTTTTCGCAATCACCTTTTTCTGAATATTCTGATTATTTTAATGTTCATATTATAAAAGTCCCTTCAAATGAAAGTGGAGCAGATCACCCTGGAAACGCTATAGATGTTAGTGAGCCTGCATCTCCAATAGGCTTTGTTGACACTTATTTTAATGCCTCTTTTGATGCTTTTGGCTATCATAGATTACTTTATTATGAAATAGATGAAAACGCTGTAAACAATACACAAGCAAAGATATATTCAGTCTTAGCTGATAATTTCCCCAATTACGATCAAGCTTTAATTTTAGTAAATTCAAATGAATATGGAGGAAGTGGTGGTGAATTTCCAATGGCATCAACTGGTTTAAGTGCTAACGAAATAGCCATACACGAATTAGGGCATTCTTTATTCGATTTAAAAGACGAATATATCGTACCGGATGCATATTATGCCGAAGCTATTAACATGACTCAAGAAACCAATGCCACTTCAGTAAAATGGAAAAACTGGATGGGTATAAATAGTATTGGTATCTTTCCCTACGGAACTACTGGAACCTCTGCTACTTGGAACAGACCACATCAAAATTGTAAAATGAGGTATCTAGGTGTGTCATTTTGTTCAGTCTGTAAAGAAGGCATGATTGAAAAAATACACGATTTAATTTCTCCTGTAGATTCTTATTCTCCAGTTTCAAACACGGTTGATAATCCGACGTTTCCAATTGATTTTCAACTTACTTTAATCAAACCTATACCAAACACCTTAGAAAGTGTCTGGACACTCAACGCCTCTAACTTTGCAAATGATGTAGATGATATTTCTATTATTGAAACCGATTTAGTTGAAGGCTCAAATAATTTAACGGCTATTGTTACCGATAACACCAACAATTTAAAAGTTGACAACCACGAAACTATACACCTTTATACCGTTACTTGGACTATAAATCATTCATCTTTGGGTATAGAAGATATAAATAGTATTACCAACAATTTAAGTATAACCATGTTTCCTAACCCAACAACTGATGTTGTTAATTTTAAGTTTGAAAACAACAATAATTTCGACTTAAAAGTTGAACTAGTTAGTATTGACGGTAAAAAAATTACCTCATTAATAATTACTAATTACGAAACTCAAGAATTAGATATTAGCAATTTAAGCCAAGGTATTTATTTAACGAATTTCTATACAAACAATGTATTAATTGCAAGCAAACGATTAGTAAAAAACTAA
- a CDS encoding SDR family oxidoreductase, with the protein MKSLTEKVALITGGSKGIGYGIAEALLAEGINVAITSRSEASANEAANSLNSNVTTRAKAIGIEADVRDYKSQHNAVKTVLNHFNQLDIVIANAGIGHFASIEDLTIEQWQETIDTNLTGAFYSIKASVDALKKAKGYYITISSLAGTNFFAKGSAYNASKFGLTGFTQSVMLDLRQAGIKVSTIMPGSVATYFNGHIPNDNDVWKIQSEDIGELVVDLLKMNPRTLPSKIEVRPSMPPSK; encoded by the coding sequence TTGAAATCATTAACAGAAAAAGTAGCCTTAATAACAGGAGGCTCAAAAGGAATAGGTTACGGAATTGCAGAAGCATTATTAGCAGAAGGCATTAATGTAGCTATTACAAGCAGGAGCGAAGCATCAGCAAATGAGGCAGCAAATTCATTAAACTCTAATGTTACTACTAGAGCAAAAGCTATTGGAATAGAAGCAGATGTTAGAGATTATAAAAGTCAACATAATGCTGTTAAAACGGTTTTAAATCACTTTAATCAATTAGATATTGTTATTGCAAATGCTGGTATTGGACATTTTGCAAGTATTGAAGATTTAACCATAGAGCAATGGCAAGAAACTATCGATACGAATTTAACCGGTGCTTTTTATTCCATAAAAGCAAGTGTAGATGCTTTAAAGAAAGCCAAAGGCTATTACATAACCATTTCCAGTTTGGCAGGCACCAATTTTTTTGCAAAAGGGTCTGCTTATAACGCAAGTAAGTTTGGTTTAACAGGGTTCACCCAATCTGTAATGCTCGATTTAAGACAAGCAGGTATTAAGGTTAGCACAATTATGCCAGGGTCTGTTGCAACATATTTTAATGGGCATATTCCAAATGATAATGATGTTTGGAAAATTCAAAGTGAGGATATTGGTGAGCTAGTGGTTGATTTGCTTAAAATGAATCCACGAACTTTACCAAGTAAAATTGAAGTCAGACCATCGATGCCACCGAGCAAATAA
- a CDS encoding adenylate kinase, translating into MIKLHDKYFKPFISAKELDAVMQRLALEIAEDVGDEIPVFVGILNGSFMVVSDFVKKYPKPCEVTFIKLASYEGVKSTEDIQRLIGLTQDLTGRTVIILEDIIDTGNTLNEVHRIFKNEKVKSLKIATLFYKPEAYKKDFKLHYVGIEIPNKFIVGYGLDYDGLGRNLPEVYQIKETQHMTNLVLFGPPGAGKGTQANFLKEKYKLVHISTGDVFRYNIKNETALGMLAKSFMDKGELVPDQVTIDMLNAEVEKNADANGFIFDGFPRTNAQADALDKLMDSKDSQINAMIALEVDDEILVQRLLERGKTSGRADDADESIIRNRIKEYYEKTAILKDYYSAQGKYFGVDGVGSIKDITVRLSEVIDKL; encoded by the coding sequence GTGATAAAGCTACATGATAAATATTTTAAACCATTTATTTCTGCTAAAGAACTGGATGCGGTTATGCAACGTTTAGCACTTGAAATTGCTGAAGATGTTGGTGACGAAATTCCAGTTTTTGTAGGCATTTTAAATGGCTCATTTATGGTGGTTAGTGATTTTGTAAAAAAGTATCCTAAACCATGCGAAGTTACTTTTATTAAACTGGCATCTTATGAAGGTGTAAAATCGACAGAAGATATTCAACGTTTAATTGGTTTAACCCAAGATTTAACTGGGCGTACAGTAATTATTCTGGAAGACATTATTGATACAGGGAACACCTTGAATGAAGTACATAGAATTTTTAAAAACGAAAAGGTTAAATCCTTAAAAATAGCAACTCTTTTTTACAAACCAGAAGCTTATAAAAAAGACTTTAAATTACATTACGTAGGTATTGAGATTCCTAACAAATTCATAGTGGGTTACGGCTTAGACTACGATGGTTTAGGAAGAAATTTACCAGAAGTATATCAAATAAAAGAAACACAACACATGACAAACTTAGTACTATTTGGACCTCCAGGAGCAGGAAAAGGAACACAAGCAAACTTTTTAAAAGAAAAATATAAATTAGTACATATTTCTACTGGCGATGTTTTTAGATACAACATTAAAAATGAAACCGCTTTAGGGATGTTAGCTAAATCTTTTATGGATAAAGGCGAACTTGTTCCAGACCAAGTTACTATTGATATGTTAAATGCAGAGGTAGAAAAAAATGCTGATGCTAACGGATTTATTTTTGATGGCTTTCCACGTACTAATGCACAAGCTGATGCTTTAGATAAACTAATGGATAGCAAAGATTCACAAATAAATGCGATGATTGCTCTAGAAGTTGATGATGAAATTCTAGTACAACGTTTGCTTGAAAGAGGCAAAACTAGTGGGAGAGCAGATGATGCAGATGAGTCTATAATACGCAACAGAATTAAAGAGTACTACGAAAAAACGGCTATCTTAAAAGATTACTACTCTGCACAAGGTAAATATTTTGGAGTAGATGGTGTTGGAAGTATTAAAGATATTACTGTACGTTTAAGCGAAGTAATTGATAAACTGTAG
- a CDS encoding DUF4136 domain-containing protein: protein MRFLKIIFLMLLIVSCAPIYVNYDYERSTDFSKYKTYNYYSNMETGLSELDTKRLLDALDAKLTAKGLSLSDTPDFFIDIKTVEYQGSPRQTVGVGLGGSGRNVGGGVSIGLPIGQNNVNRQITFDFVDENKNQLFWQAVSESSFNPNATPEKREERLNAIAEKVLLKYPPKS from the coding sequence ATGCGATTTCTTAAAATTATCTTCTTAATGCTGTTAATAGTTTCTTGTGCTCCAATTTATGTAAACTATGATTATGAAAGGAGTACAGATTTTTCTAAATACAAAACCTATAACTATTATTCCAATATGGAAACGGGTTTAAGTGAATTAGACACTAAACGTTTATTAGATGCTTTGGATGCTAAATTAACAGCAAAAGGATTGAGTTTGTCAGATACGCCAGATTTTTTTATTGATATAAAAACTGTAGAATATCAAGGTTCACCAAGACAAACGGTGGGTGTTGGACTAGGTGGTAGTGGACGTAATGTTGGTGGAGGAGTTTCTATTGGATTGCCTATTGGTCAAAACAATGTAAACCGTCAAATCACTTTCGATTTTGTTGATGAAAACAAAAATCAACTCTTTTGGCAGGCAGTGAGCGAAAGCTCATTTAATCCTAATGCAACTCCCGAAAAAAGAGAAGAACGATTAAATGCAATTGCTGAAAAAGTACTCCTTAAATATCCGCCTAAATCTTAA
- the obgE gene encoding GTPase ObgE, which produces MTEGNFVDYVKMYVSSGNGGKGSAHLHREKYIAKGGPDGGDGGRGGHVIVRGKSNLWTLLHLKFKKHIRAGHGEHGSSGRSFGSDGEDVYIDVPLGTVIRDTETNNILFEITEEGEEKILALGGKGGLGNWHFKSSTNQTPRYAQPGLPMEEKYVTMELKVLADVGLVGFPNAGKSTLLSVLTAAKPKIADYEFTTLKPNLGIVKYRDFQTFVMADIPGIIEGAAEGKGLGHYFLRHIERNSILLFLIPADAEDIKKQYDILLDELRRYNPEMLDKERIIAISKCDMLDDELKAELKEELDNELPIPYLFISSVAQQGITELKDKLWKMLND; this is translated from the coding sequence ATGACTGAAGGAAATTTTGTAGACTACGTAAAAATGTATGTAAGTTCTGGTAACGGAGGAAAAGGTTCTGCGCACTTACATCGTGAAAAATATATAGCCAAAGGTGGTCCAGATGGAGGTGATGGTGGTAGAGGAGGTCATGTTATAGTTCGAGGTAAATCTAACCTTTGGACACTTCTTCATTTAAAATTTAAAAAACACATTAGAGCAGGACATGGCGAGCATGGAAGTAGTGGTAGAAGTTTTGGGTCTGATGGCGAAGATGTTTATATAGATGTGCCTTTAGGAACCGTAATTCGTGACACCGAAACTAATAATATACTTTTTGAAATTACCGAAGAAGGTGAAGAAAAAATACTTGCATTGGGTGGTAAAGGCGGTTTAGGTAATTGGCACTTTAAAAGTTCTACTAATCAAACACCGCGTTATGCACAACCCGGTTTACCCATGGAAGAAAAGTATGTAACCATGGAGCTTAAAGTACTTGCAGATGTTGGTTTAGTTGGTTTTCCTAATGCTGGAAAATCTACATTGTTATCTGTTTTAACAGCAGCAAAACCAAAAATTGCTGACTATGAGTTTACTACTCTAAAACCTAATTTAGGAATTGTAAAGTATCGCGATTTCCAAACGTTTGTAATGGCAGATATACCTGGTATTATTGAAGGAGCTGCCGAAGGAAAAGGATTAGGTCATTACTTTTTGCGTCATATTGAACGTAACTCCATTCTATTATTTTTAATTCCTGCTGATGCAGAAGATATTAAAAAGCAATACGATATTTTGTTAGATGAACTACGTCGATATAACCCAGAAATGCTGGATAAAGAGCGTATAATTGCAATATCAAAATGCGATATGCTAGACGATGAGTTAAAAGCAGAACTTAAAGAAGAGTTAGATAATGAATTGCCGATTCCTTACTTATTTATTTCATCAGTTGCTCAACAGGGTATAACAGAGTTAAAAGATAAGCTCTGGAAAATGTTGAATGATTAA